One Streptomyces sp. NBC_01217 genomic region harbors:
- a CDS encoding biotin transporter BioY, giving the protein MSTAAATPARTGAVLADLLPAARHRYAVDTALVLGGAALTGIAAQIAVPVPGSPVPVTGQTFAALLVGTALGARRGFLSLAAYALVGMAGMPWFAGGSSGSGGASFGYVLGMLLAATVVGGLARRGGDRSVLRTAGTMVLGSAIIYAVGVPYLALSTGMSASAAIAAGLVPFLLGDALKAALAMGALPTAWKLIGRRG; this is encoded by the coding sequence ATGAGCACTGCTGCCGCCACCCCTGCCCGTACCGGAGCGGTCCTCGCCGACCTGCTGCCCGCGGCCAGGCACCGTTACGCCGTCGACACGGCCCTGGTCCTCGGTGGCGCCGCGCTCACCGGCATCGCCGCCCAGATCGCGGTCCCGGTCCCCGGCTCCCCGGTCCCGGTCACCGGCCAGACGTTCGCCGCGCTCCTCGTCGGCACCGCGCTCGGCGCCCGCCGCGGCTTCCTCTCCCTCGCCGCGTACGCGCTCGTCGGCATGGCGGGCATGCCGTGGTTCGCGGGCGGCAGCTCCGGCTCGGGCGGCGCCTCGTTCGGCTATGTCCTCGGCATGCTGCTCGCCGCGACCGTGGTCGGCGGCCTCGCCCGCCGCGGCGGCGACCGCTCCGTGCTGCGCACCGCGGGCACGATGGTGCTGGGCTCCGCGATCATCTACGCGGTCGGCGTCCCGTACCTGGCGCTGTCCACCGGCATGTCGGCGAGCGCCGCGATCGCGGCCGGCCTGGTGCCGTTCCTGCTCGGCGACGCGCTGAAGGCGGCGCTGGCGATGGGCGCGCTGCCCACGGCCTGGAAGCTCATCGGCCGTCGCGGCTGA